The following proteins are encoded in a genomic region of Acidobacteriota bacterium:
- a CDS encoding glycosyltransferase family 2 protein, translating to MPAYNCEATLLQTYQAIDRAVVDEVVLVDDASSDRSVEIAQTLPVHVLRHRRNRGYGGNQKTCYRYALSLGADVVVMLHPDYQYSPKLLAAMTSMISTGVYDCVLGSRILGVGQIASGMPRYKYIANRFLTAVQNLLTHHKLSEYHTGYRAFSRRVLETIPFERNSDDFIFDNQMLCQVIYAGFHIGELSCPTRYAPESSSISFRRSVQYGLGVLQTSVLTCGALHGVMKPQLFASTEAKHDPPSPQEVEIVKVA from the coding sequence ATGCCGGCCTATAACTGCGAGGCCACGCTGTTGCAAACATACCAGGCCATTGACCGCGCCGTGGTTGACGAAGTGGTGCTGGTGGATGATGCCAGCAGCGACCGCTCGGTCGAAATCGCGCAAACCTTACCCGTGCACGTGCTGCGGCACCGGCGCAATCGTGGCTACGGCGGCAATCAGAAAACCTGTTACCGCTACGCGCTCAGTTTGGGCGCGGATGTGGTGGTGATGCTGCATCCCGATTACCAGTACTCGCCCAAACTGCTGGCCGCCATGACCAGTATGATTTCCACCGGTGTGTACGATTGCGTGCTCGGCTCACGCATTCTGGGCGTAGGCCAGATTGCCAGCGGCATGCCGCGATATAAATACATCGCCAACCGCTTCCTGACCGCCGTGCAAAATCTGCTGACGCATCACAAGCTGAGCGAATACCACACCGGCTATCGCGCCTTTTCGCGCCGGGTGCTCGAAACGATTCCTTTCGAGCGCAACAGCGACGATTTTATCTTCGACAATCAAATGCTCTGCCAGGTCATTTATGCGGGCTTTCACATCGGCGAGTTGAGTTGTCCCACCCGCTACGCGCCCGAATCGAGTTCGATCAGTTTCCGGCGCTCGGTGCAATACGGCTTGGGCGTGTTGCAAACCAGCGTGCTGACTTGTGGGGCCTTGCATGGCGTGATGAAGCCTCAGCTGTTTGCTTCCACGGAGGCCAAACACGATCCGCCTAGCCCGCAGGAAGTCGAAATCGTCAAAGTCGCCTAA
- a CDS encoding DUF2029 domain-containing protein yields the protein MIERSAVGVAINNQMPNTTLTVVLKPLRFILLLAAMLNGLLGVWLVRQSFSFPDIYRKDILQEYVMGKAVLNGSNPYMPVNELVTRWVGEASQYNKIKHPSLHPPVVAVLSAPLGWLSYGQASFVWLLFEVVCLLLTLCLLLRWVGQPLRPLLIVALLLVALGFHAVEAELWYGQLNALMLLLLTGSWLALRAGRAWCSGVWLGAAIALKWIAWPLVLFLLLQRRWKCVAASAGVVIAANLLALFFLGPAAIQTYYLKIIPIGAYVRTFEFNLSASALGLHLFSEMGWDHKLVPLYNSPTLAWVSSTLITVGVLALGLRAAFQISSLDTAFGLLTGLSVLLSPAVWSHYLLLAAPALTVTVSKLAARQFPLAQTMGLVLLMLQLLTPASALHWQWISAGIIGKTADGIPIIAFWPSLLFLLPTVSLIGLLWLLWRLDRTKPALAATEPTGFGTLFRFNGDSE from the coding sequence GTGATTGAGCGATCCGCCGTTGGGGTCGCAATCAATAACCAAATGCCAAACACTACGCTTACTGTCGTTTTGAAACCCCTGCGCTTTATTCTCCTACTCGCAGCGATGCTCAATGGGTTGCTGGGAGTTTGGCTGGTGCGACAGTCGTTCAGTTTTCCAGATATTTATCGAAAAGATATTTTGCAGGAGTATGTGATGGGCAAGGCTGTGCTTAACGGCAGCAATCCCTACATGCCAGTTAATGAGTTGGTCACCCGGTGGGTTGGCGAGGCCAGCCAATATAACAAGATCAAGCATCCTTCTTTACATCCACCTGTCGTGGCAGTGCTCAGCGCGCCATTGGGATGGTTGAGCTATGGGCAAGCCTCTTTTGTCTGGCTCTTGTTTGAAGTGGTGTGCCTGTTGCTCACGCTCTGTTTGCTGTTGCGGTGGGTGGGACAGCCGTTGCGCCCGTTGCTCATTGTTGCGCTGTTGCTGGTGGCGCTCGGTTTCCACGCTGTCGAAGCAGAGCTTTGGTACGGACAACTGAATGCGCTGATGCTGTTGTTATTGACGGGAAGCTGGCTAGCCTTGCGGGCCGGGCGTGCATGGTGCAGCGGCGTCTGGCTGGGTGCGGCGATTGCGCTCAAATGGATTGCCTGGCCGCTGGTGCTTTTTTTACTACTACAACGCCGCTGGAAATGCGTGGCCGCCTCAGCCGGTGTGGTCATTGCGGCGAATCTCTTGGCGTTGTTTTTTCTTGGGCCGGCGGCAATTCAGACCTATTACCTGAAGATCATTCCCATTGGCGCGTATGTCCGAACGTTTGAATTTAATCTCTCGGCCTCAGCCTTGGGGCTGCACCTCTTTTCGGAAATGGGTTGGGATCACAAGTTAGTGCCGTTGTACAACTCACCGACGTTGGCCTGGGTCTCAAGTACGCTGATTACGGTAGGGGTACTGGCGCTGGGGCTGAGAGCAGCTTTTCAAATATCAAGCCTGGACACAGCCTTCGGTCTATTGACCGGCCTGAGTGTGCTGCTCAGCCCGGCGGTCTGGTCGCATTACTTGTTACTGGCTGCGCCAGCATTGACGGTTACGGTCAGCAAACTCGCCGCACGCCAATTCCCATTGGCTCAGACAATGGGACTGGTACTACTCATGCTACAGTTGCTGACCCCTGCGAGTGCCTTACATTGGCAGTGGATCTCGGCTGGAATCATCGGCAAAACTGCTGACGGAATACCCATCATCGCCTTTTGGCCGAGTTTGCTTTTTCTGCTTCCCACTGTGTCATTGATTGGGTTGTTATGGCTGCTGTGGCGGTTGGATCGCACCAAGCCCGCTTTAGCTGCAACCGAACCAACCGGGTTTGGAACGTTGTTTCGATTTAACGGCGATTCAGAGTGA